From Paraflavitalea devenefica, the proteins below share one genomic window:
- a CDS encoding carboxypeptidase-like regulatory domain-containing protein — MKLSRLLIPGCLLVATIVYFSCNKSDTPDKPPYKAEYVTASIQGKIVDENELPVSGATVKAGSISVTTNASGLFNLSNISVDKHAGMVTVEKEGYFKGIKTIVVTPNKNNSVSIQLIKKIAAGNFNGNSGGTVTVPSGGNIVFPASGIVQEGSTTAYTGTVSVSAFFINPEASNFSEITPGTLRGINSANQETGLQSFGMMAVELNGANGEKLQLASGKTASLTFPIPASLQGQAPATIPLWSLDEKTGLWKEEGTATRQGNNYVGTVSHFSFWNCDAPFAIIDFTATIKNQQGVALGGVKVVISATGTDTLGSISGHGYTNIDGVVSGKIPANRNLVMKVYNQCGNLTHTQNVGPFTANSDLGVVTVTSTAAEVTISGTVVNCNAAAVTNGYVTIHLDGVYYRSNLINGAFSMPVVRCSNTTASATITPYDIGGTQSGTASTVAISGTTVNAGQFVACGNVLTEYINYNINGTSYGISGTDSMIAYRGQQNNQTLISGFGGDNRSFDMSFIGEPIPGTSPMSQMVIRENNTYYIHRNNTPTITVNITEYENTVGGYVAGNFTGTVKDTLSQAILPINCTFRVKRYQ; from the coding sequence ATGAAACTATCCCGCTTGCTTATCCCAGGTTGCCTGTTAGTAGCAACTATTGTTTACTTCAGTTGTAACAAATCGGATACACCTGATAAGCCGCCTTATAAAGCCGAATACGTGACCGCCTCTATCCAGGGCAAGATCGTAGATGAAAATGAATTGCCGGTCAGCGGCGCCACGGTGAAAGCCGGTTCGATATCTGTTACCACCAATGCCAGTGGTCTTTTTAACCTCAGCAATATTTCCGTAGACAAGCATGCGGGCATGGTAACCGTGGAAAAAGAAGGCTATTTCAAGGGCATTAAAACCATTGTGGTAACCCCCAATAAGAACAACTCGGTTTCCATTCAACTGATCAAAAAAATAGCTGCCGGCAACTTCAACGGTAATAGCGGCGGCACGGTCACCGTACCATCGGGGGGTAATATTGTGTTCCCCGCCAGCGGTATTGTACAGGAAGGCTCCACTACAGCCTATACAGGCACGGTATCGGTGAGCGCTTTTTTTATCAATCCAGAAGCCAGCAACTTTAGTGAGATCACACCCGGCACCCTGCGCGGTATTAATAGCGCCAACCAGGAAACAGGCCTACAATCTTTCGGTATGATGGCGGTGGAATTGAATGGCGCCAACGGAGAAAAGCTTCAACTGGCCAGCGGCAAAACCGCCAGTCTTACTTTCCCGATACCTGCCAGCCTGCAAGGACAAGCCCCGGCCACCATTCCTTTATGGAGCCTGGACGAAAAAACCGGTTTGTGGAAAGAAGAAGGCACTGCCACCCGCCAGGGCAATAATTATGTAGGCACTGTTAGTCACTTCTCCTTCTGGAATTGTGATGCGCCTTTCGCCATTATTGACTTTACTGCTACGATTAAGAATCAGCAAGGTGTGGCACTGGGAGGAGTAAAGGTAGTGATCAGCGCTACCGGCACAGATACCCTGGGCAGCATTTCCGGCCACGGTTATACCAATATAGACGGTGTGGTCAGCGGTAAGATACCTGCCAACCGCAACCTGGTGATGAAAGTATATAATCAATGCGGCAACCTGACCCATACCCAAAATGTAGGACCATTCACGGCCAATAGCGACCTGGGCGTCGTCACTGTTACGTCTACCGCTGCGGAGGTTACTATTTCCGGTACGGTGGTGAACTGTAATGCAGCCGCTGTTACGAATGGTTATGTCACCATCCATCTCGATGGGGTGTATTACCGCAGCAACCTTATTAACGGTGCTTTCAGCATGCCGGTAGTCCGCTGTTCCAATACAACTGCCTCAGCCACTATTACCCCCTATGATATTGGCGGCACGCAATCGGGAACGGCCAGCACCGTAGCTATTTCCGGTACTACGGTCAATGCCGGCCAGTTCGTGGCCTGTGGTAACGTACTTACAGAGTACATCAATTATAACATTAACGGAACCAGCTACGGTATCAGCGGTACTGATTCAATGATCGCCTACCGGGGGCAACAGAATAACCAAACACTGATATCTGGTTTCGGAGGAGATAACAGGTCGTTCGACATGTCTTTTATAGGAGAACCAATCCCCGGAACAAGCCCGATGAGTCAGATGGTCATCCGTGAAAACAACACTTACTATATTCATAGAAACAACACCCCCACCATCACTGTAAACATTACAGAATACGAGAATACTGTTGGTGGGTATGTTGCCGGTAACTTTACCGGAACTGTAAAGGATACCCTTTCACAGGCCATCCTCCCCATCAACTGTACTTTCCGGGTTAAGAGGTACCAATAA
- a CDS encoding class I SAM-dependent methyltransferase — translation MERDFNTISPSAGALLMMKALTDIPFAKDTAAMVGDLEAFTKTAREKRSRVMMGRIIHFENRYKTIDGALSDIHPQQVLELSSGFSCRGLHMALHKDVTYIDTDLPEFISNKKQLVERLIKEKQLQLKGQLYIEPLNAMDEAQFSKVVQILPPGPVTIVNEGLLVYLNTTEKTQLCATIHRLLKERGGYWVTGDVYIKKDMSRLLGQSQDAFDEQLTKFLEEHRIEENKFESYEAALDFFTRCHFTVKRRIDIDYASLSSLRLIARGVEEDEVREWMQGRETWVLEAV, via the coding sequence ATGGAACGCGATTTCAATACCATCAGTCCATCTGCAGGCGCTTTACTCATGATGAAGGCGCTCACCGATATTCCCTTTGCCAAAGATACCGCCGCCATGGTGGGCGACCTGGAAGCTTTTACAAAAACGGCACGTGAAAAACGCTCCCGCGTTATGATGGGCCGGATTATTCATTTTGAGAACCGGTATAAAACGATTGACGGGGCATTGTCCGACATCCATCCGCAACAGGTGCTGGAACTTTCCTCCGGCTTTTCCTGCCGCGGTCTCCACATGGCGCTCCATAAAGACGTGACCTATATAGATACCGACCTGCCGGAGTTTATCAGCAACAAGAAGCAACTGGTGGAAAGATTGATCAAAGAAAAGCAACTGCAGCTTAAAGGCCAATTGTACATTGAGCCATTGAATGCCATGGATGAAGCGCAGTTCAGCAAAGTAGTGCAGATATTACCGCCGGGACCCGTTACCATCGTCAATGAAGGATTACTGGTATACCTCAATACAACTGAAAAAACACAGCTTTGCGCTACCATTCATCGCCTGTTGAAGGAAAGAGGCGGCTACTGGGTGACGGGAGATGTGTACATTAAAAAAGATATGAGCCGTTTGCTCGGCCAGTCCCAGGATGCATTTGATGAACAGCTTACAAAGTTCCTCGAAGAACACCGTATAGAAGAGAACAAGTTTGAAAGTTATGAAGCGGCGCTGGACTTCTTTACCCGTTGCCATTTTACGGTGAAGCGCCGTATAGACATAGACTATGCTTCACTAAGCTCCCTCCGGCTCATTGCCCGCGGGGTGGAAGAAGACGAGGTGCGGGAATGGATGCAGGGCCGCGAAACCTGGGTGCTGGAAGCAGTATAG
- a CDS encoding DUF3290 domain-containing protein: protein MLNERERQFVQYWEANRLREKQWQQQLMAGIPMGLLFALPVLAIIFTGKLWYKRADMLMNTMINPYVLIIAVFVITVFVSIFYKRHQWDMKEQYYRQLKAREEHESGEGKPGA from the coding sequence ATGCTGAATGAACGGGAGCGGCAGTTTGTACAATATTGGGAAGCCAACCGCCTGCGTGAAAAGCAGTGGCAGCAGCAATTGATGGCAGGTATTCCCATGGGGCTGTTATTCGCCCTGCCTGTATTGGCCATTATTTTTACCGGCAAGCTGTGGTATAAAAGGGCTGATATGTTGATGAATACAATGATCAACCCCTATGTATTGATCATTGCGGTATTTGTTATTACCGTTTTTGTGTCTATCTTTTACAAGCGGCATCAGTGGGACATGAAGGAACAGTACTATCGCCAGTTAAAAGCACGGGAGGAACACGAAAGCGGGGAGGGGAAGCCTGGCGCCTGA
- a CDS encoding L-serine ammonia-lyase, whose protein sequence is MPHEAISVFDIFKIGVGPSSSHTLGPWRAAQRFLQSLEDKGQLFQVEAIRVLLYGSLAKTGKGHGTDVAVQLGLSGDDPVTFDVNLIDAKMDDIRTMKKLLLHGKHEIDFDPAEDIEFLVTESLPYHPNALTFLAAFHNGDSMAETYYSVGGGFVQKEGEDANAGTAIELPFPIDKADDLLHWCRKTGLSISEVVMENENSWRPEQDTRLGMLNIWRVMKECIFRGCNTSGMLPGGLNVTRRAADLNKKLLEGRTYTDYDSWLQAVRDGGHHFKYTLDWVSCFALAVNEENASFGRVVTAPTNGAAGVIPAVLQYFVVFCDGYKEEKILQFMLTAAEIGSIFKKGATISAAMGGCQAEIGVSSAMAAAGLTEAMGGTQRQALMAAEIAMEHHLGLTCDPIGGLVQIPCIERNTMGAIKAITASQLALQSTPDFAKVSLDNVIKTMWDTAKDMSFKYKETAEGGLAVHIPISLPEC, encoded by the coding sequence TTGCCCCACGAAGCCATTTCTGTATTCGATATTTTCAAGATAGGCGTAGGCCCTTCCAGTTCCCATACATTGGGTCCCTGGCGGGCTGCCCAGCGCTTTTTACAATCCCTCGAAGATAAAGGACAACTGTTCCAGGTAGAAGCTATCCGTGTACTGCTGTATGGTTCCCTGGCCAAAACAGGCAAAGGGCATGGCACGGATGTGGCGGTACAATTGGGACTTAGCGGCGATGATCCCGTGACGTTTGATGTGAACCTGATTGATGCCAAAATGGATGATATCAGAACGATGAAAAAGCTGTTGCTGCATGGCAAACATGAAATTGATTTCGACCCTGCAGAAGATATCGAATTCCTGGTGACAGAATCACTGCCTTATCATCCCAATGCACTCACTTTCCTGGCCGCGTTTCATAACGGCGATTCCATGGCCGAAACGTATTATTCCGTAGGTGGTGGTTTTGTGCAGAAAGAAGGGGAGGACGCGAATGCCGGTACTGCGATTGAATTGCCTTTCCCCATTGATAAAGCAGATGACCTGCTGCACTGGTGCCGTAAAACCGGCCTTAGCATCAGCGAGGTGGTGATGGAAAATGAAAATAGCTGGCGCCCTGAGCAGGATACCCGGCTGGGCATGCTGAATATATGGCGTGTGATGAAGGAATGTATCTTCCGGGGCTGCAATACAAGCGGTATGTTACCCGGAGGGCTCAACGTAACACGCCGCGCCGCCGATCTCAATAAAAAACTCCTGGAAGGCAGGACGTATACAGATTATGATTCCTGGTTGCAGGCCGTACGGGATGGCGGCCATCATTTTAAGTATACGCTGGACTGGGTAAGTTGTTTTGCCCTGGCTGTGAATGAAGAGAATGCGTCTTTCGGGCGTGTGGTCACGGCGCCTACCAATGGCGCTGCCGGTGTAATACCGGCCGTATTGCAATACTTCGTGGTCTTCTGTGATGGGTATAAAGAAGAGAAGATATTACAGTTCATGCTCACCGCTGCTGAAATAGGCAGCATCTTCAAAAAGGGCGCTACCATCTCTGCGGCTATGGGCGGTTGCCAGGCAGAGATCGGCGTATCGTCCGCCATGGCGGCAGCCGGGTTGACCGAAGCCATGGGAGGCACCCAGCGGCAGGCCCTGATGGCTGCAGAGATAGCCATGGAGCATCACCTCGGACTTACCTGCGACCCTATTGGCGGACTGGTGCAAATTCCCTGCATTGAGCGCAATACCATGGGCGCTATCAAAGCCATTACAGCTTCCCAACTGGCGCTGCAAAGCACGCCCGATTTTGCCAAAGTGTCGCTCGATAATGTGATCAAAACCATGTGGGATACGGCCAAGGACATGAGCTTTAAATACAAGGAAACGGCAGAGGGCGGCCTGGCCGTGCATATCCCGATTAGTTTGCCTGAATGTTAG
- a CDS encoding NupC/NupG family nucleoside CNT transporter, with the protein MNPILVNISRGALGMFFLLFVCYLLSNNRRAINWKLVGMGLFAQVMFAMGVLHTTAFGQPVFWLLFGGILIYTVYNKFNRVKNKTAGSTITYDPVNLAYVLIWQLLFIIGLILAPNLFGKWANLSIFISCITILALIFRVGKKHGELMKWSILLSCVLITGAVYGKVCNPQIFKLILQSASDTFVSLINISHKGTEFMFGKLADDKQSWAYVFAIQVLPNIIFFAALSSILYYLGVLQVIVYVFAYVLNKLKISGAESLSTAANIFLGQTEAPLMIRPYLEKMTRSEILCIMIGGMANTAGSVLAAYVGFLGGSDINQQQYFALHMLSQSIMSAPAAIVISKILFPQTDEHLVSKDLTVPKEKLGDNFLDALSLGTTDGLKLAVNVGAMLIVFTAIMWVVNGLMGWIGNITHLNEQIAIATGGRYQELSLQMVLGYVFSPVAWLIGVSSTDMVPIGQLLGEKTILNEFMAYISLGNMKANNVIQDPKSLLIATYALCGFANFASIGIQIGGISQLAPNQRRNLTELGVKALIGGTIACLMCGCIAGALM; encoded by the coding sequence ATGAATCCCATCCTGGTCAACATTTCCCGCGGCGCTCTCGGCATGTTCTTTCTCCTTTTTGTTTGTTATCTCCTGAGCAATAACCGGCGGGCTATTAACTGGAAGCTGGTGGGAATGGGGCTTTTTGCCCAGGTCATGTTTGCCATGGGTGTCTTACACACCACGGCATTTGGTCAACCCGTTTTCTGGCTGCTATTTGGTGGCATTCTTATTTACACCGTTTACAATAAGTTTAACCGGGTAAAAAATAAAACAGCCGGTAGTACTATTACCTATGATCCTGTTAACCTTGCGTATGTATTAATCTGGCAATTGCTCTTCATCATAGGATTGATCCTTGCCCCCAACCTGTTTGGGAAGTGGGCCAATCTGTCCATCTTTATTAGTTGCATAACCATACTGGCCCTGATCTTCAGAGTGGGTAAAAAGCATGGAGAATTAATGAAATGGTCCATCCTGCTGTCATGTGTATTGATTACCGGCGCTGTATATGGGAAAGTATGTAACCCCCAGATATTTAAGCTCATCCTGCAATCCGCTTCAGATACTTTTGTATCGCTCATCAACATCAGCCATAAAGGCACTGAATTTATGTTTGGCAAACTGGCGGATGACAAACAAAGCTGGGCATATGTATTTGCCATACAGGTATTGCCCAACATTATCTTTTTTGCGGCGCTCTCTTCCATACTTTACTACCTGGGCGTATTACAGGTTATTGTATACGTGTTTGCCTATGTACTGAATAAATTAAAGATCTCAGGAGCCGAGAGTTTGTCTACTGCGGCTAATATTTTCCTGGGGCAAACCGAGGCTCCCCTGATGATACGGCCTTACCTGGAAAAGATGACCCGGTCGGAAATCCTTTGTATTATGATTGGCGGTATGGCCAATACAGCAGGAAGTGTACTGGCAGCCTATGTGGGTTTTCTTGGAGGATCGGACATCAATCAGCAACAGTATTTTGCCCTGCACATGCTCAGTCAATCGATCATGAGTGCGCCTGCAGCTATTGTGATCTCTAAAATACTCTTCCCGCAAACGGACGAGCACCTTGTATCTAAAGACCTTACAGTCCCAAAAGAGAAGCTTGGGGATAATTTCCTCGATGCATTATCATTGGGTACGACTGACGGTTTGAAGCTGGCCGTGAATGTAGGCGCCATGCTGATCGTATTTACAGCAATCATGTGGGTGGTGAATGGCCTGATGGGCTGGATTGGCAACATTACCCACCTGAATGAACAAATAGCCATTGCTACCGGAGGCAGGTACCAGGAATTGTCGCTCCAGATGGTTTTAGGCTATGTATTTTCACCCGTTGCCTGGCTCATTGGTGTGTCCAGTACAGATATGGTTCCCATCGGACAACTATTGGGGGAAAAGACCATCCTGAATGAATTTATGGCCTATATCTCATTGGGCAACATGAAAGCCAACAATGTAATACAGGACCCAAAATCCCTGTTGATCGCCACCTATGCCCTCTGCGGATTTGCCAATTTTGCGTCCATTGGCATCCAGATCGGGGGGATTAGCCAGTTGGCCCCCAACCAGCGCAGAAACCTCACAGAACTGGGCGTAAAAGCCCTTATAGGCGGCACCATTGCCTGCCTCATGTGCGGCTGCATCGCCGGGGCATTGATGTAA
- a CDS encoding FKBP-type peptidyl-prolyl cis-trans isomerase translates to MRKIALCLSFVALLLANCFKDKNDCEARDITAPSNEKQALADYISSNGIQANQHKSGLYYQIIQGGSGMSPAICSSIKVGFTGKLTNGTQVEQDDHTVLNLKLMLEGWRIALPLIKAGGRIKIFLPPSLAYGWEGKKVGSTEVVPPNSIMIYDITLYEVL, encoded by the coding sequence ATGCGGAAAATTGCCTTGTGCCTGTCATTTGTAGCACTGCTGCTGGCTAATTGCTTCAAGGATAAAAATGATTGTGAAGCGCGTGATATAACTGCCCCGTCCAACGAAAAGCAGGCGCTGGCAGATTATATTTCCTCCAACGGTATCCAGGCCAATCAACATAAAAGCGGTTTGTACTACCAGATCATACAAGGCGGTTCCGGTATGAGCCCTGCCATCTGTTCTTCTATCAAGGTTGGTTTTACCGGCAAGCTCACCAACGGCACCCAGGTAGAACAGGATGATCATACCGTCCTTAACCTGAAATTAATGCTGGAAGGCTGGCGCATAGCCCTGCCCCTTATTAAGGCCGGCGGAAGGATAAAGATCTTCTTACCTCCCTCACTGGCCTATGGCTGGGAAGGAAAGAAGGTAGGCAGTACAGAAGTGGTGCCTCCTAATTCTATCATGATCTACGATATTACTTTGTATGAAGTTTTATAG
- the trxA gene encoding thioredoxin codes for MALEFTDANFQEKVIASDKLTVVDFWAEWCGPCRAIGPVIEDLSKEYTGKVNVGKVNVDHNPQISVNYGITSIPAILFIKGGKVVDKLVGAQPKANFVKKIEQHI; via the coding sequence ATGGCTTTAGAATTCACCGACGCGAACTTCCAGGAGAAAGTGATCGCTTCCGATAAATTGACTGTGGTAGACTTTTGGGCTGAATGGTGTGGGCCTTGCCGCGCGATCGGGCCGGTTATTGAAGATCTCTCTAAGGAATACACAGGAAAGGTAAATGTGGGTAAAGTGAATGTAGACCATAACCCGCAGATATCTGTTAATTACGGGATTACTTCTATTCCTGCTATCCTCTTCATTAAGGGTGGTAAAGTGGTGGATAAGCTGGTCGGCGCACAACCGAAAGCCAACTTTGTAAAGAAGATCGAGCAGCATATATAA
- a CDS encoding carboxypeptidase-like regulatory domain-containing protein, with product MKLSRLLIPGCLLVAAIVYFSCNKSDTPDKPPYQAEYVTASIQGKIVDENELPVSDATVKAGSLSVTTNASGLFNISNVSVDKHAGMVTVEKEGYFKGIKTIVVTPNKNNSVSIQLIKKIAAGNFNGNSGGTVTVPSGGNIVFPSSGIVQEGSTTAYTGTVSVSAFFINPEASNFQEITPGTLRGINSANQETGLQSFGMMAVELNGANGEKLQLASGKTASLTFPIPAGLQSQAPATIPLWSLDEKTGLWKEEGTATRQGNNYVGSVSHFSYWNCDAPFAVVDFTATIKNQQGVALGGVKVVISATGTTDTLSSISGFGYTSPEGVVSGKIPANRNLVMKVYDQCGNLIHTQNAGPLTGTADLGVITVTSATSMVTFSGTVVNCNAAAVTNGYVTIDLEGIYYRGNLVNGVFSIPVTRCSNSATSAIVTPYDLGGTQSGTATTVVISGTTVNTGQLVACGNSLTQYINYNINGTSFTYSEVDSLFAYRAAQSDFTYFGATRPNNNDRFTDFIFRGEPAPGTGTMTFLYVDDGGPVYRNNGTITVNVTEYNNVQDGFIAGNFTGTVKDTLTQAVFPINCTFRVKKYK from the coding sequence ATGAAACTATCCCGCTTGCTTATCCCAGGCTGCCTGTTAGTAGCAGCTATTGTTTACTTCAGTTGTAACAAATCGGATACGCCCGATAAGCCGCCTTATCAAGCCGAATACGTAACGGCTTCTATCCAGGGCAAGATCGTAGATGAAAATGAGTTACCTGTCAGCGACGCCACCGTTAAAGCCGGCTCCCTATCCGTTACCACCAATGCCAGCGGTCTTTTTAATATCAGCAATGTTTCTGTAGACAAGCATGCGGGCATGGTAACCGTGGAAAAGGAAGGTTATTTCAAAGGCATTAAAACGATTGTGGTAACCCCCAATAAGAACAACTCGGTTTCCATCCAACTGATCAAGAAAATAGCTGCCGGCAACTTTAATGGTAATAGCGGCGGCACGGTCACCGTACCATCGGGGGGTAATATTGTGTTCCCGTCCAGTGGCATTGTACAGGAAGGCTCCACTACTGCCTATACGGGCACGGTATCGGTGAGCGCTTTTTTTATCAATCCCGAAGCCAGCAATTTCCAGGAGATCACGCCGGGTACCCTGCGCGGCATTAATAGCGCCAACCAGGAAACGGGCCTGCAATCTTTCGGTATGATGGCGGTGGAATTGAATGGCGCCAACGGAGAAAAACTTCAACTGGCCAGCGGCAAAACCGCCAGCCTTACTTTCCCGATACCTGCCGGCTTGCAATCGCAGGCGCCGGCTACCATTCCTTTATGGAGCCTGGATGAAAAAACAGGCTTGTGGAAGGAAGAAGGCACTGCCACCCGCCAGGGCAATAATTATGTAGGATCTGTAAGCCACTTCTCTTACTGGAACTGTGATGCACCATTTGCCGTAGTTGATTTTACAGCTACTATTAAGAACCAGCAAGGTGTGGCACTGGGAGGAGTAAAAGTAGTGATCAGTGCTACCGGTACAACAGATACCTTAAGCAGCATATCAGGCTTCGGCTATACCAGTCCAGAAGGGGTGGTGAGCGGTAAGATCCCAGCCAACCGCAACCTGGTGATGAAAGTATATGATCAATGTGGTAACCTCATTCACACACAAAATGCAGGGCCTCTTACGGGTACTGCCGACCTCGGCGTTATCACCGTTACGTCTGCCACCTCAATGGTTACTTTTTCCGGCACGGTGGTGAACTGTAATGCGGCTGCCGTTACCAATGGCTATGTGACCATTGACCTGGAAGGGATCTATTACCGCGGCAACCTGGTGAACGGTGTGTTTAGTATCCCGGTAACACGCTGTTCCAATTCCGCCACTTCGGCCATTGTAACACCGTATGATCTTGGCGGCACCCAGTCGGGCACAGCCACTACAGTAGTTATTTCCGGCACTACCGTTAATACCGGCCAGTTGGTGGCCTGCGGTAACTCGCTCACGCAATATATCAACTACAATATCAATGGCACCAGCTTTACCTATAGTGAAGTTGATTCATTATTTGCCTACCGTGCTGCCCAGAGCGATTTCACGTATTTTGGAGCTACCAGGCCGAACAATAATGATAGGTTTACAGACTTTATTTTTAGGGGCGAACCTGCTCCGGGAACAGGCACCATGACTTTCCTATACGTTGATGATGGCGGTCCCGTCTATAGAAATAACGGCACCATCACTGTAAACGTTACAGAATACAATAATGTACAAGATGGGTTCATTGCCGGTAACTTTACCGGGACTGTAAAGGATACCCTTACACAGGCTGTATTCCCCATTAATTGTACGTTCCGGGTTAAGAAGTACAAATAA
- the mqnE gene encoding aminofutalosine synthase MqnE: MNTFIQQVIAAEPDAALRTIANKIIARERITPEDGVLLFERANAPFVGALANFVRERLHGNKTYFNRNFHIEPTNVCVFACKFCSYSRLYAHREEGWELTTDQMLDIVKGYDGKPVTEVHIVGGVHPKLTLEFFADLLRKIKAHRPELHIKGFTPVELDYMFRKAKKSVEEGMAYLQEAGLDSLPGGGAEIFHPEIRQQICDDKVDAEGWLKIHEAAHNLGMHTNATMLYGHIEKYWHRVDHMERLRQLQDKTGGFNTFIPLKFRNKQNDMSNIPESGIIEDMRMYAIARLYMDNFTHLKAYWPMLGRQNAQLTLSFGVNDIDGTIDDSTKIYSMAGSEEQTPAMSTAQLVTLIKQVKRQPVERDTLYHELRDYTDIDIKEIEVNPLLN; the protein is encoded by the coding sequence ATGAACACTTTCATCCAGCAGGTGATAGCCGCCGAACCAGATGCGGCCCTCCGTACAATAGCCAATAAGATCATTGCCCGCGAACGCATTACCCCTGAGGACGGCGTATTGCTGTTTGAAAGAGCCAATGCCCCCTTTGTAGGTGCGCTGGCCAATTTTGTACGGGAACGCCTGCATGGCAATAAAACCTATTTCAACCGCAACTTCCATATAGAGCCCACCAATGTGTGTGTATTTGCCTGTAAGTTCTGTTCTTATTCCCGTCTCTATGCCCACCGCGAAGAAGGCTGGGAACTGACCACCGATCAAATGCTTGATATTGTAAAAGGCTATGATGGCAAACCCGTTACCGAAGTACACATTGTAGGAGGCGTGCATCCCAAACTCACCCTCGAATTCTTTGCCGACCTGCTGCGCAAGATCAAAGCCCATCGCCCGGAATTACACATCAAAGGCTTTACACCGGTAGAGCTGGATTATATGTTCCGCAAGGCTAAGAAAAGTGTAGAGGAAGGCATGGCCTATTTGCAGGAGGCCGGATTGGATTCCCTGCCCGGTGGCGGCGCCGAGATCTTCCATCCCGAAATACGTCAGCAGATCTGCGATGATAAAGTAGATGCCGAAGGCTGGCTGAAGATCCATGAAGCAGCGCATAACCTGGGCATGCATACCAATGCCACCATGCTCTATGGCCATATTGAAAAGTACTGGCACCGGGTAGACCACATGGAGCGCTTACGGCAACTGCAGGATAAGACCGGTGGCTTCAATACCTTCATCCCACTCAAGTTCCGCAACAAGCAGAATGACATGAGCAACATACCGGAATCGGGCATCATTGAAGACATGCGCATGTATGCCATTGCCCGCCTGTATATGGACAACTTCACGCACCTGAAAGCTTACTGGCCTATGCTGGGACGCCAGAATGCCCAGTTAACCTTGTCCTTTGGCGTGAATGATATTGATGGAACAATTGACGACTCTACCAAGATCTACTCCATGGCCGGCTCTGAAGAGCAAACACCTGCCATGAGCACTGCCCAGTTGGTAACCCTGATCAAACAGGTAAAACGCCAGCCTGTAGAGCGGGATACATTGTATCATGAATTGAGGGACTATACAGATATTGATATTAAGGAGATAGAAGTTAATCCGTTATTGAATTAG